The following coding sequences lie in one Pseudomonas monsensis genomic window:
- a CDS encoding TldD/PmbA family protein, which translates to MSISKSQSDAFKVMVNWLRDSVREPEQFTLSFAAESSAFVRFNHAKVRQAGQVQQANIVLKLINDGRHADLQITLSGDQEADLQRLAEGLHQLRETLPLLPQDPYLLLNHNGWQSENVQEHPLPDTEQVVEEICTAAEGLDLVGFYAAGPISRGFASSSGAFGWHQANSFNFDFSLFHDNGEAVKASYAGHDWSSEGFARRFQQAREQLAFLGRPLRTLAPGQYRAYLAPAALEEIMGMLSWGGFSAQSIASKSSPLQKLYVGDQTFSPLVSLDEKVSESLSPAFSGEGYPRSDLRLIVDGKAGDQLVGSRSAAEYGLTANGASGGESPSALNMAAGNLTQAEILKQLGTGLYISNLWYLNFSDQPAARLTGMTRFATFWVENGEIQAPVSTMRFDDSAYSLLGSQLEALTAERELLLSASTYSQRNTSSALLPGALVSRLTLTL; encoded by the coding sequence ATGAGCATTTCGAAGAGTCAGTCCGACGCCTTCAAGGTCATGGTCAATTGGCTGCGCGACAGCGTGCGCGAGCCGGAACAATTCACCCTCAGCTTCGCCGCCGAGTCCTCGGCATTCGTGCGTTTCAATCACGCCAAGGTGCGGCAGGCCGGGCAAGTGCAGCAGGCCAATATCGTCCTGAAGCTGATCAACGATGGCCGCCACGCCGATCTGCAAATCACCCTGTCCGGCGATCAGGAAGCCGACCTGCAACGCCTCGCCGAGGGCCTGCATCAATTGCGCGAAACGTTGCCGTTGCTGCCGCAGGATCCGTACCTGTTGCTCAACCACAACGGTTGGCAGAGCGAGAACGTGCAGGAACATCCGCTACCGGACACCGAGCAGGTGGTCGAGGAAATCTGCACCGCCGCTGAAGGTCTGGATCTGGTCGGCTTCTACGCCGCCGGTCCCATCAGCCGCGGTTTCGCCAGTTCGTCGGGGGCGTTCGGCTGGCACCAGGCCAACAGCTTCAACTTCGATTTCAGCCTGTTTCACGACAATGGCGAAGCGGTGAAGGCCAGCTACGCCGGGCATGACTGGAGCAGTGAAGGGTTCGCCAGACGCTTCCAGCAGGCCCGCGAGCAACTGGCATTTCTCGGCCGCCCGTTGCGCACGCTGGCGCCGGGGCAGTACCGCGCGTATCTGGCACCGGCGGCGCTGGAAGAAATCATGGGCATGTTGAGCTGGGGCGGTTTCTCGGCGCAGTCGATTGCCAGCAAAAGCAGTCCGCTGCAAAAACTGTATGTCGGCGATCAGACGTTCAGTCCGCTGGTGTCGCTGGACGAGAAAGTCAGCGAATCGTTGAGCCCGGCGTTTTCCGGCGAGGGTTATCCGCGCAGTGATTTGCGGCTGATCGTCGACGGCAAGGCGGGCGATCAACTGGTCGGCTCGCGCAGTGCGGCGGAATACGGCCTGACCGCCAATGGCGCCAGCGGCGGCGAATCACCGAGTGCGCTGAACATGGCGGCGGGGAACCTGACGCAGGCAGAGATTCTCAAGCAGTTGGGCACCGGGCTGTACATCAGCAACCTGTGGTACCTGAACTTCTCCGATCAACCAGCGGCGCGCTTGACCGGCATGACCCGGTTTGCCACCTTCTGGGTCGAGAACGGCGAGATCCAGGCGCCGGTCAGCACCATGCGTTTCGACGACAGCGCCTACAGCCTGCTGGGTTCGCAGCTGGAAGCGTTGACCGCCGAGCGTGAGTTGCTGCTGTCGGCGAGTACGTACAGCCAGCGCAATACTTCGTCGGCGTTGCTGCCGGGGGCGCTGGTCAGCCGACTGACCCTAACCCTGTAA
- the mdtD gene encoding multidrug transporter subunit MdtD, producing the protein MPNRPPLDAITARWLPWVVAIAFFMQSLDGTILNTALPAMARDLAEDPLRMQGVIIAYMLTVALLIPASGWIADRFGTKKIFFGAILLFSFGSLLCALSSSLSMLIGARVIQGLGGALMLPVGRLVVLRAYPRSELVRIMGFITIPGLLGPLIGPTMGGWMVQYLTWHWIFLINLPVGVIGCYAVWKFIPDLRGSERTRFDSLGFLLFGAAMILITIAMEGLGELHLPHLRVMLLLFAGLACLAAYWLRAGHVENPLFAPSLFKTRTFAVGILGNLFARLGSGALPFLVPLLLQVALGYSPSQAGMSMLPLAAAAMFAKWMARPLIERLGYRIVLTGNTLALGIMLASMGLVSEQTPYWLLLCLLAVLGAINSLQFTAMNTVTLIDLDDASASSGNSLLSVVAQLSLSLGVACAGALLGGFTAEIGNDGVETVLGAFQLTFVTVGIMAMLAATIFSQLSKEDGRRAKRPEEHIEH; encoded by the coding sequence ATGCCCAACCGCCCGCCTCTCGACGCCATCACCGCACGCTGGTTGCCGTGGGTCGTCGCCATTGCATTCTTCATGCAGTCCCTCGACGGGACCATCCTCAACACCGCCCTGCCGGCCATGGCTCGGGATCTGGCCGAAGACCCCTTGCGCATGCAAGGCGTGATCATCGCCTACATGCTCACCGTGGCCCTGCTGATACCGGCCTCAGGCTGGATCGCCGACCGCTTCGGCACCAAGAAGATCTTCTTCGGCGCGATTCTGCTATTCAGCTTCGGCTCACTGCTCTGCGCGCTGTCGAGCAGCCTGAGCATGCTGATTGGCGCGCGGGTCATTCAGGGCCTGGGCGGTGCGCTGATGCTGCCGGTCGGACGCCTGGTGGTGCTGCGCGCCTATCCACGCTCGGAACTGGTGCGGATCATGGGCTTCATCACCATTCCCGGCCTGCTCGGCCCGTTGATCGGCCCGACCATGGGCGGCTGGATGGTGCAGTACCTGACCTGGCACTGGATCTTCCTGATTAACCTGCCGGTCGGCGTCATCGGTTGTTACGCGGTGTGGAAGTTCATCCCCGACCTGCGCGGCAGCGAGCGCACACGGTTTGATAGTCTCGGTTTCCTGCTGTTCGGCGCGGCGATGATCCTCATCACCATCGCCATGGAAGGCCTTGGCGAATTGCACCTGCCGCACTTGCGGGTGATGCTGCTGCTGTTCGCCGGTCTGGCCTGTCTGGCGGCGTACTGGCTGCGCGCCGGGCACGTGGAAAATCCGCTGTTCGCCCCGTCGCTGTTCAAGACCCGCACCTTTGCCGTCGGCATTCTCGGCAACCTGTTCGCCCGACTGGGCAGCGGTGCCCTGCCGTTTCTGGTGCCGTTGCTGCTGCAAGTGGCGCTGGGTTATTCGCCGTCCCAGGCCGGGATGAGCATGTTGCCGCTGGCCGCTGCGGCGATGTTTGCCAAGTGGATGGCACGCCCGCTGATCGAACGCCTCGGCTACCGCATCGTGCTCACCGGCAACACCCTGGCACTGGGGATCATGCTGGCGAGCATGGGCCTGGTCAGCGAGCAGACGCCGTACTGGCTGCTGCTGTGCCTGCTGGCCGTGCTTGGCGCGATCAACTCGCTGCAATTCACTGCAATGAACACCGTGACCCTGATCGACCTCGACGACGCCAGCGCCAGCAGCGGCAACAGTTTGCTGTCGGTGGTGGCGCAATTGTCGTTGAGTCTGGGGGTGGCGTGCGCCGGTGCGTTGCTCGGTGGCTTTACGGCAGAGATCGGCAACGATGGCGTGGAAACCGTGCTCGGCGCGTTCCAGCTGACCTTCGTCACCGTCGGGATCATGGCGATGCTCGCCGCGACGATTTTCTCGCAACTGTCGAAAGAAGACGGCCGGCGGGCCAAGCGTCCGGAAGAACACATCGAACACTGA
- the dbpA gene encoding ATP-dependent RNA helicase DbpA has product MLANLESLGYAQMTPIQAQSLPVILKGMDLIAQAKTGSGKTAAFGIGLLNPINPRYFGCQALVICPTRELADQVAKEVRRLARAEDNIKVLTLCGGVSFGPQIASLEHGAHIIVGTPGRIQQHLRKGSLVLDGLNTLILDEADRMLDMGFYDAIEDIIEQTPSRRQTLLFSATYPVGIKQLASKFMRDPQTVKAEAFHDDTQIEQRFYEISPEERMSAVTKVLHHFRPASCVAFCFTKQQVQETVDHLTAKGISAVGLHGDLEQRDRDQVLAMFANRSTSVLVATDVAARGLDIDALDMVINVELARDSEIHIHRVGRTGRAGEKGIAVSLVAPSEAHRAQAIEQLQKAPLNWDQVDNLKSQGGAPLQPPMSTLCIAGGRKDKVRPGDILGALTGDAGIPGAQVGKIAIFDFQSYVAVERTVVMQALQRLNNGKIKGRSLRVRVL; this is encoded by the coding sequence ATGCTGGCTAACCTCGAATCCCTCGGTTATGCCCAGATGACGCCGATCCAGGCGCAGAGCTTGCCGGTGATCCTCAAGGGGATGGACCTGATCGCCCAGGCCAAGACCGGCAGCGGCAAGACCGCCGCGTTCGGCATTGGCCTGCTCAACCCGATCAACCCGCGTTACTTCGGTTGCCAGGCACTGGTGATCTGCCCGACCCGTGAGCTGGCCGACCAGGTCGCCAAGGAAGTCCGACGTCTGGCCCGCGCCGAAGACAACATCAAGGTCCTGACCCTGTGCGGCGGCGTGTCGTTCGGCCCGCAGATCGCTTCGCTGGAGCACGGCGCGCACATCATCGTCGGCACCCCGGGGCGTATCCAGCAACACCTGCGCAAGGGTTCGCTGGTGCTCGACGGCCTGAACACGCTGATCCTCGACGAAGCCGACCGCATGCTCGACATGGGTTTCTACGACGCCATCGAAGACATCATCGAACAGACCCCGTCGCGCCGGCAGACCCTGCTGTTCTCCGCCACGTACCCGGTGGGCATCAAGCAACTGGCGTCGAAATTCATGCGTGATCCGCAAACGGTGAAAGCCGAAGCGTTCCACGACGACACGCAGATCGAACAGCGCTTCTACGAGATTTCTCCGGAAGAACGCATGAGCGCGGTGACCAAAGTCCTGCACCACTTCCGCCCAGCCTCCTGCGTGGCGTTCTGCTTCACCAAGCAGCAGGTGCAGGAAACCGTCGATCACCTGACCGCCAAAGGCATTTCCGCCGTCGGCCTGCATGGCGACCTGGAACAGCGTGATCGCGATCAGGTGCTGGCGATGTTCGCCAACCGCAGCACCTCGGTTCTGGTCGCCACCGACGTCGCCGCCCGTGGCCTGGACATCGACGCGCTGGACATGGTGATCAACGTCGAGCTGGCCCGCGACTCGGAAATCCACATTCACCGCGTTGGCCGTACCGGTCGCGCTGGCGAGAAAGGCATCGCGGTCAGCCTCGTTGCACCGTCCGAAGCCCATCGCGCGCAAGCTATCGAACAGCTGCAGAAAGCCCCGCTGAACTGGGACCAGGTGGACAACCTCAAATCCCAGGGCGGCGCGCCATTGCAGCCACCGATGAGCACCCTGTGCATCGCCGGCGGCCGTAAAGACAAAGTGCGTCCGGGCGACATCCTCGGCGCGCTGACCGGCGACGCCGGCATCCCGGGCGCCCAGGTCGGCAAGATCGCGATCTTCGACTTCCAGTCGTATGTGGCGGTTGAGCGCACCGTGGTCATGCAGGCGCTGCAGCGTTTGAACAACGGCAAGATCAAGGGCCGTTCGCTGCGCGTGCGTGTTTTGTAA
- a CDS encoding NAD(P)/FAD-dependent oxidoreductase produces the protein MRSTEVVIIGAGAAGLMCALTAAGRGREVLLLDHANKAGKKILMSGGGRCNFTNMYTEPGNFLSHNPHFCKSALARYTQWDFIGMVGKHGVPYHEKKLGQLFCDNKSSDILGMLLDECDQVGVELHLDTSIQTIEKVESGYLLDTTLGQLQCQSLVIATGGLSIPTLGATGFGYQVAKQFGHELLPTRAGLVPFTITDQLKELCTELSGTSVDCLVSCNDQSFRENILFTHRGLSGPAILQISSFWEPGDTVEINLLPDHDAAAWLQQQVAERPNSELKTLLGEIFTKKMANLLADNWFVSKPMKQYTHAELAQIADKLGSWKVVPAGTEGYRTAEVTLGGVDTREVSSKTMESLKSPGLYFIGEVLDVTGHLGGFNFQWAWASGYAAAQYA, from the coding sequence TTGCGCTCTACCGAAGTCGTGATCATTGGCGCTGGCGCCGCAGGGTTGATGTGTGCACTGACCGCCGCCGGGCGTGGGCGTGAAGTGTTGCTGCTCGATCATGCGAACAAGGCCGGCAAGAAAATCCTGATGTCCGGCGGTGGCCGCTGCAATTTCACCAACATGTACACCGAGCCGGGCAATTTCCTCTCGCACAACCCGCATTTCTGCAAATCCGCACTGGCGCGTTACACCCAGTGGGATTTCATCGGCATGGTCGGCAAGCATGGCGTGCCGTACCACGAGAAAAAACTCGGCCAGCTGTTCTGCGATAACAAATCCAGCGACATCCTCGGCATGCTGCTCGACGAGTGCGATCAGGTCGGCGTCGAGCTGCACCTGGACACCTCGATCCAGACCATCGAGAAGGTCGAGAGCGGTTACCTGCTCGACACCACCCTCGGCCAGTTGCAGTGCCAGTCGCTGGTGATCGCCACCGGCGGACTGTCGATCCCGACACTGGGCGCCACCGGTTTCGGTTATCAGGTGGCCAAACAGTTCGGCCATGAACTGCTGCCGACCCGAGCCGGGCTGGTGCCGTTCACCATCACCGATCAGCTCAAGGAACTGTGCACCGAGCTGTCCGGCACATCGGTGGATTGCCTGGTCAGCTGCAACGACCAGAGCTTTCGCGAGAACATCCTGTTCACCCACCGTGGCCTCAGCGGCCCGGCGATTTTGCAGATCTCGTCGTTCTGGGAGCCGGGTGACACCGTGGAGATCAATCTGCTGCCGGACCACGACGCGGCCGCGTGGCTGCAACAGCAAGTGGCCGAACGCCCGAACAGCGAACTGAAAACCCTGCTCGGCGAGATCTTCACCAAGAAGATGGCCAACCTGCTGGCGGACAACTGGTTCGTCTCCAAACCGATGAAGCAGTACACCCACGCCGAACTGGCGCAGATCGCCGACAAGCTGGGCAGCTGGAAAGTCGTGCCGGCCGGCACCGAAGGCTATCGCACGGCCGAAGTGACCCTCGGCGGCGTCGACACCCGCGAAGTGTCGTCCAAGACCATGGAATCACTGAAAAGCCCTGGCCTGTATTTCATCGGCGAAGTGCTCGACGTCACCGGCCACCTGGGCGGCTTCAACTTCCAGTGGGCCTGGGCCTCGGGTTACGCGGCCGCGCAGTACGCCTGA
- the yccS gene encoding YccS family putative transporter: protein MSSTSFRQSLRRLWALDKFSYSVRVFIALTGSMALCWYQDEMGLLIPLFLGIIASALAETDDSWQGRLNALAVTLVCFSIAALSVELLFPYPVVFAIALALASFGLTMLGALGERYGAIASATLILSVYTMIGVDQRGGAVTDFWHEPMLLVAGAAWYGLLSVLWQAMFSNQPVQQSLARLFRELGFYLKLKSSLFEPIRQMDVEARRLELAQQNGRVVAALNSAKEIILHRVGNGRPGSKVSRYLKLYFLAQDIHERASSSHYPYNALAEAFFHSDVLFRCQRLLRQQGKACRALAESIQMRQPFIYDASFAEALSDLDASLEHLRIQSNPAWRGLLRSLRALAANLGTLDRLLSDASNPDALADATDSSLLDRSPRNLKDVWVRLRTQLTPTSLLFRHALRLPLALSIGYGMVHLIHPSQGYWIILTTLFVCQPNYGATRRKLGQRILGTAIGLTVAWALFDLFPSPLVQSCFAIAAGVVFFINRTTRYTLATAAITIMVLFCFNQVGDGYGLFLPRLFDTLLGSLIAGLTVFLFLPDWQGRRLNKVLANTLTCNSIYLRQIMQQYAAGKSDDLAYRLARRNAHNADAALSTTLANMLMEPGHFRKEADVGFRFLVLSHTLLSYLSGLGAHRETQLPAEVREHLIDGAGVKLAASIDEIAQGLANKQPVAIQSDEEEALANELEQMPDEIDEGQRLVQTQLALICRQLGPLRTLAAHLIKDTSEV from the coding sequence ATGTCCTCGACCTCGTTTCGTCAGTCTTTGCGGCGCCTGTGGGCGCTGGATAAATTCAGCTACAGCGTGCGGGTATTCATCGCCCTGACGGGCAGCATGGCGCTGTGTTGGTATCAGGATGAAATGGGCCTGCTGATCCCGTTGTTCCTGGGGATCATCGCCAGCGCCCTGGCCGAGACCGACGACAGTTGGCAGGGCCGCCTCAACGCCCTGGCGGTGACGCTGGTGTGTTTCAGCATCGCCGCGCTGTCGGTGGAATTGCTCTTCCCCTACCCCGTCGTATTTGCCATCGCCCTGGCCTTGGCCAGCTTCGGCCTGACCATGCTCGGCGCCCTCGGCGAGCGCTATGGCGCGATTGCTTCGGCGACGTTGATTCTGTCCGTATACACGATGATCGGCGTCGATCAGCGCGGCGGCGCGGTCACCGATTTCTGGCACGAACCGATGCTGCTGGTGGCCGGTGCCGCGTGGTACGGCTTGCTTTCGGTACTGTGGCAGGCGATGTTTTCCAACCAGCCGGTGCAGCAGAGTCTGGCGCGGCTGTTCCGCGAACTGGGCTTTTACCTGAAGCTGAAATCATCGCTGTTCGAGCCAATCCGGCAGATGGACGTCGAAGCCCGGCGCCTGGAACTGGCACAGCAAAACGGTCGCGTCGTGGCAGCACTGAACAGCGCCAAGGAAATCATCCTGCACCGGGTCGGCAACGGTCGTCCGGGTTCGAAAGTCAGCCGCTACCTCAAGCTGTACTTCCTCGCCCAGGACATCCACGAACGCGCCAGTTCTTCGCACTATCCGTACAACGCGCTGGCCGAAGCGTTCTTCCACAGCGACGTGCTGTTCCGCTGCCAGCGCCTGCTGCGCCAGCAGGGCAAAGCCTGCCGGGCCCTAGCCGAGTCGATCCAGATGCGCCAGCCTTTCATCTACGATGCCAGCTTCGCCGAAGCCCTGAGCGACCTCGACGCCTCCCTTGAACACCTGCGTATCCAGAGCAACCCGGCGTGGCGCGGCCTGCTGCGTTCGCTGCGCGCACTGGCGGCCAACCTCGGCACCCTCGACCGTTTGCTCAGCGATGCGAGCAACCCGGATGCCCTGGCCGATGCGACTGACAGCAGCCTGCTCGACCGCTCGCCACGCAACCTCAAGGACGTGTGGGTGCGCTTGCGCACGCAACTGACGCCGACCTCTTTGCTGTTCCGCCACGCCCTGCGCCTGCCACTGGCATTGAGTATCGGCTACGGCATGGTGCACCTGATTCACCCGTCGCAAGGCTACTGGATCATCCTCACCACGCTGTTCGTCTGCCAACCGAACTACGGCGCGACGCGACGCAAACTCGGGCAGCGGATTCTCGGCACCGCCATCGGCCTGACCGTGGCGTGGGCACTGTTCGATCTGTTCCCCAGCCCGCTGGTGCAGTCGTGCTTCGCGATCGCCGCCGGGGTGGTGTTCTTTATCAACCGCACCACCCGCTACACCCTGGCGACCGCCGCAATCACCATCATGGTGCTGTTCTGCTTCAACCAGGTTGGCGACGGCTACGGGCTGTTCCTGCCGAGGCTGTTCGATACCTTGCTCGGCAGCCTGATCGCCGGCCTGACGGTGTTCCTGTTCCTCCCGGACTGGCAGGGTCGACGCCTGAACAAGGTGCTGGCCAACACCCTGACCTGCAACAGCATCTATCTGCGCCAGATCATGCAGCAATACGCCGCCGGCAAAAGCGACGACCTCGCCTATCGCCTGGCCCGACGCAACGCGCACAACGCCGACGCGGCACTGTCGACCACGCTGGCAAACATGCTGATGGAGCCGGGGCATTTCCGCAAGGAAGCAGACGTTGGCTTCCGTTTTCTGGTGCTGTCGCACACCTTGCTCAGTTATTTGTCAGGGCTGGGTGCGCATCGCGAGACTCAGCTCCCGGCGGAAGTGCGTGAACACCTGATCGACGGCGCCGGGGTGAAGCTGGCCGCCAGCATTGATGAAATCGCCCAGGGATTGGCGAACAAGCAACCAGTGGCGATTCAAAGCGATGAAGAAGAAGCGCTGGCCAATGAGCTGGAGCAGATGCCGGACGAGATTGATGAAGGACAGCGACTGGTGCAGACGCAACTGGCGCTGATCTGCCGGCAACTGGGGCCGTTACGGACGTTGGCGGCGCACCTGATCAAGGACACCAGCGAGGTTTGA
- a CDS encoding substrate-binding periplasmic protein produces the protein MPRLHRAVALVGLLLLGQSAAAEKLRLVFDIWPPFTDDTLVNGGLATDIVSTALARAGYASDYEQVPWARALLGVGEGRYDVLVNAWYNDERTKLGQFSGEYLLNRIRFLKRKDTPLDYNNLQQLHTYPIAVVRGYAYSAPFDADTALQKVPVHNFAMAVRMLAADRVKLTLEDEYVARYYLARESPKVRNALEFLPKPLSENSLHILVSLKNPQHEQIVAGFDKAIAAMKADGSYDKLLRQHGM, from the coding sequence ATGCCGCGACTGCATCGAGCCGTTGCTCTGGTCGGATTGCTCTTGCTGGGCCAGAGCGCTGCAGCGGAAAAGCTGCGGCTGGTGTTTGATATCTGGCCACCCTTTACGGATGACACGCTGGTCAACGGCGGTCTGGCCACTGACATTGTCAGCACCGCGCTGGCCCGGGCCGGTTATGCCAGCGACTATGAACAAGTGCCGTGGGCGCGGGCGCTGCTGGGCGTGGGCGAAGGGCGTTATGACGTGCTGGTCAACGCTTGGTACAACGACGAGCGCACCAAACTCGGCCAGTTCTCCGGTGAGTATCTGCTCAACCGTATCCGCTTTCTCAAACGCAAAGACACGCCGCTCGACTACAACAATCTGCAGCAACTGCACACGTATCCGATTGCGGTGGTGCGTGGTTACGCCTATTCGGCGCCGTTCGACGCCGACACGGCGCTGCAGAAAGTCCCTGTGCATAACTTCGCCATGGCCGTGCGCATGCTCGCGGCGGATCGGGTCAAACTGACGCTGGAAGACGAGTACGTCGCGCGCTATTACCTGGCCCGCGAATCACCGAAAGTGCGCAACGCCTTGGAGTTTCTGCCCAAGCCGTTGAGCGAGAACAGCCTGCATATTCTGGTGAGCCTGAAGAATCCGCAGCATGAGCAGATTGTGGCCGGGTTTGATAAGGCGATTGCGGCGATGAAGGCGGATGGCAGTTATGACAAGTTGTTGAGGCAGCATGGGATGTGA
- a CDS encoding GNAT family N-acetyltransferase, protein MTIEWICKHHSDLGKEQLYALLKLRSEVFVVEQKCAYPDLDGQDLEGDTYHLMGWDNDQLVAYLRLLDPESQGGDVVIGRVVTAPQGRGKGLGHEMMEQALKQAEKHWPQVPIYLSAQAHLQGYYGKYGFVVAGEEYLEDDIPHIGMRRS, encoded by the coding sequence ATGACTATCGAGTGGATCTGCAAACATCACAGCGACCTGGGTAAAGAGCAGCTGTACGCGCTTCTGAAATTGCGCTCGGAAGTGTTCGTGGTCGAACAGAAATGTGCGTATCCGGATCTCGATGGTCAGGATCTGGAGGGCGACACCTACCATTTGATGGGTTGGGACAATGATCAGTTGGTGGCGTACCTGCGCCTGCTGGACCCGGAATCCCAGGGCGGTGACGTGGTGATCGGCCGCGTGGTCACGGCGCCGCAGGGGCGCGGCAAAGGGCTCGGCCACGAAATGATGGAACAGGCGCTGAAACAGGCCGAGAAGCATTGGCCACAGGTGCCGATCTACCTGTCGGCACAGGCGCATTTGCAGGGGTATTACGGCAAGTACGGCTTTGTGGTGGCGGGTGAGGAGTATCTGGAGGATGACATTCCGCATATCGGGATGCGTCGTTCCTGA